One Ursus arctos isolate Adak ecotype North America unplaced genomic scaffold, UrsArc2.0 scaffold_15, whole genome shotgun sequence genomic region harbors:
- the PELO gene encoding protein pelota homolog has translation MKLVRKDIEKDNAGQVTLVPEEPEDMWHTYNLVQVGDSLRASTIRKVQTESSTGSVGSNRVRTTLTLCVEAIDFDSQACQLRVKGTNIQENEYVKMGAYHTIELEPNRQFTLAKKQWDSVVLERIEQACDPAWSADVAAVVMQEGLAHICLVTPSMTLTRAKVEVNIPRKRKGNCSQHDRALERFYEQVVQAIQRHINFDVVKCILVASPGFVREQFCDYMFQQAVKTDNKVLLENRSKFLQVHASSGHKYSLKEALCDPSVASRLSDTKAAGEVKALDDFYKMLQHEPDRAFYGLKQVEKANEAMAIDTLLISDELFRHQDVATRSRYVKLVDSVKENAGTVRIFSSLHVSGEQLSQLTGVAAILRFPVPELSDQEDDSSSEED, from the exons ATGAAGCTCGTGAGGAAGGACATTGAGAAAGACAATGCGGGCCAGGTGACCCTAGTCCCCGAAGAACCTGAGGATATGTGGCACACCTACAATCTAGTGCAGGTGGGCGACAGCTTGCGTGCCTCCACCATCCGCAAGGTACAGACCGAGTCCTCCACGGGCAGCGTAGGAAGCAACCGGGTCCGCACTACTCTCACTCTCTGCGTAGAGGCCATCGATTTTGACTCTCAAGCCTGCCAGCTGCGGGTTAAGGGGACCAACATCCAAGAGAATGAGTATGTCAAGATGGGGGCTTACCACACCATCGAGCTGGAGCCCAACCGCCAGTTCACCCTGGCCAAGAAACAATGGGACAGTGTGGTTCTGGAGCGCATCGAACAGGCCTGTGACCCAGCCTGGAGTGCAGATGTGGCGGCTGTGGTCATGCAGGAAGGCCTCGCCCATATCTGCTTAGTCACTCCCAGCATGACCCTCACTCGGGCCAAGGTGGAGGTGAACATCCCTAGGAAACGGAAAGGCAACTGTTCCCAACATGACCGGGCTTTGGAGCGGTTCTATGAACAGGTGGTCCAGGCTATCCAGCGCCACATAAACTTTGATGTTGTGAAGTGCATCCTGGTGGCCAGCCCGGGATTTGTGAGGGAGCAGTTCTGCGACTACATGTTTCAACAAGCAGTGAAGACCGACAACAAAGTGCTCTTGGAAAACCGGTCCAAGTTTCTCCAG GTACATGCCTCCTCTGGACACAAGTACTCCCTGAAAGAGGCCCTTTGTGACCCTTCTGTAGCTAGCCGCCTTTCAGACACTAAAGCTGCTGGGGAAGTAAAAGCCTTGGATGACTTCTATAAAATGTTACAACATGAACCTGACCGAGCTTTTTATGGACTcaagcaggtggagaaggccaATGAGGCTATGGCAATTGACACATTGCTCATCAGCGATGAGCTTTTCAGGCACCAGGATGTCGCCACACGAAGCCGGTATGTGAAGCTGGTGGACAGTGTGAAAGAGAATGCAGGCACAGTTAGGATATTCTCTAGTCTTCATGTATCAGGGGAacagctcagtcagttgactggAGTAGCTGCCATTCTCCGCTTCCCTGTCCCTGAACTCTCTGACCAAGAGGATGATTCCAGTTCTGAAGAAGATTAA